The DNA region GGCGGCCGCCCCCCAGCCCCAGTCCAGCGAACCCAAGGCCGCTCCCGAAGCAGCGCCTGCCCAGGCGCCGGTGGACTCCGGGATCATCACCACTCGCAACAAAAAGGTCCATGCCGGCCCCGCCGTGCGCCGAATCGCCCGCGAGTTTGGTGTCGACCTTGCGGAAGTCAAAGGCAGTGGTCCGCGCGCACGCATCCTCAAGGAGGATGTGCAGGCGTTCGTTAAGAAGCGCCTGCAGCAACCTGCCGCAGCGCCGACCGCCGCCACAGGAGGCAGCGGTATACCCGCCGTGCCTGCGATCGACTTCAGCAAGTTCGGCCCGATCAAAGAGGTTGCCATGAGCCGCCTGCAGCAGGTCGGCGCCGCCAACCTGCACCGCAGCTGGCTCAATGTGCCCCATGTGACCCAGTTCGACGAGGCCGACATCACCGAAATGGAAGCCTTCCGCAAGGCGCAGAAGGCCCAGGGGATCAGCATGACCCCCCTGCCCTTTATCATCAAAGCCTGCACCACCGCCCTCAGGCGCATGCCCCAGTTCAATGCCTCCCTCAACCCTGATGGCACTGCCCTGATCTATAAGGAGTACTGTCACATCGGCTTCGCGGTGGATACCCCCGACGGTCTGTTGGTGCCGGTCATCCGTGACGCTGACAAGAAGGGGCTCAAGGAGCTGGCCGAAGAGATGTCCGTACTGGCGGGCAAGGCGCAACAGAAGAAGCTGTCGCCAGCGGAGATGCAGGGAGCCTGCTTCACCATCTCCAGCCTGGGCAGTGTGGGAGGGACCGCCTTCACACCGATCGTCAACACCCCCGAGGTAGCAATCCTGGGCGTCTCCAAGGCCAGTATCAAACCGGTGTGGGACGGTAACGCCTTCCAGCCGCGCCTGATGTTGCCGCTGTCCCTCTCTTACGACCACCGGGCCATCAACGGTGCCGACGCGGCGCGCTTTACCACGCTGCTTAGCGCCCTGATGGGTGACATTCGTACCCTGCTGCTGTGATCCTATTGCTGTAAAGAGGTCCTGCCTCTTCTTGCCCCGCCCCCACTCAGGTGCGGGGCTTTTTTATGCCCAGGGACGGGCGGTATGCCGCGGGGCCAAGGATGGCCAGGAGCGGCTTATGTACAGGATGTACGGTATGGCGCGAGAGCCATGGATGGCAGTAGCGCCTTATGCGCAGGATGTACGGGCCGGCAGTCTTGCTCCTGCACGACCGGCACTCCCCACTTCCATGTAGGTCGTATAGCGCGATAGCCCGTGATGGGCCGGGGCGCTAGCGGCACTCCTGCCCGACCGGGGCGCTTCCCAATAAAGGCCGGCAGGGAACCTCAACGCCCCGGGGCCCTCCAATTCATCTATAACGAATAGGGAAACCACACCGAACAGGCACCGAACCCAGCACCATGAACCTGCTCACTCCCATGCCACCGCTGTTTTTTGTGGCCAGCCTGCTGCTCTCGCTGGGCTCCATCCTGCTGGCGCTCCGACTTGCTCCCTGGCGCGCCCTGCTGCGAGTGCCCATCAGGCAGCACCTCTGGCTCGGCTCCATTCTGTTTCTGGCGCTGTTCTGGTCTCTGAATGTGAATGTGTCGGGTTTTTTTGCGCTTCACCCATTGGCCATTGCCACCCTGGCGATCCTCTTTGGCTGGTCCCTGGCGGTGCTTGCCGGGGCCATGGCCTCCGCCCTGTGGCTGCTGATCAACCCCATTTTTAGTAGCCAGGCCCAGGGGTTGTGGAGCAACTTTTTCAGCGACCACCTGCTCTCAGTGGTGGTTCCCGTCAGTGCCAGCTGCCTGTTGGCCTATTGGGTGGGCCGTCTGCCCCGCAAGAACCTGTTTGCATTTACCCTGGGGGTTGGTTTTTTCGGCTCCATCGTCGGCATTTTGGCCACACTACTGGTCAGTGCCGCCCTCATGTTCAGCCTCGCCAGCGAAGCGCAGTGGCAGCTCTATGCCGATAAGGCGATCTTGCTCCTGTTTCTTGCCTTCGAGGAGGGGGTGATCAACGGCATGATGATCACTCTCTTTACAGTGCTGACACCGGACCTGGTCAAAACATTCGATGATCGTGCTTACCTTGACCAACCCCCCTGAGCACTGCGCCACACTAAGCGTAAAGCGATCGTAAATATGATGCTTTTCCCTTTTGTTCGCGCTCCCATCACGGGATAATCTTCTCCCTTAGGAGAAACAGCAGGGCGGTTCCGATGAAAAAACAGAAACGTGTGGTGCTGGTAGCTGCTCTTGTGCTGCCCGTACTGGTGGTTGTAGGCCTTTGGTTCGCCATGACGCCGCCTGCAGAAACACCCGAGCTCTCCGCCGCTCGCGCCGAAGCCCTGGTGCGCCCCCACTCCCCTGTTCTAGGCAGCTCCCGCGCCCAGGTCACCCTGGTGGAGTTTCTGGACCCCGCCTGCGAAACCTGCAAACTGTTTTACCCTGAGGTAAAGAAACTGCTTGCCGGTCACGCTGGCAAGGTAGAGCTGGTGGTCCGCTACGCCCCTTTCCACCGGGGCTCCGACACTATGGTCAAGATGTTGGTTGCCGCCCAGCGGCAGGGTAAGTTCTGGCCTGTGCTGGAGGTGATGCTGGAGACCCAACAGCAGTGGGCCATTAATCATCAGGCGCACCCCGAACTGATGTGGCCGCACCTGGGTGGACTCGGGCTGGACATAGAACAGCTCAAACAGGATATGAAGGACCCCGCCATCGACGCCATTATCCAGCAGGATCTGGCGGATGCAGCCACCCTGGGGGTGAAAAAGACACCCGACTTCTTCGTCAATGGGCAGCCACTGCCCCGCTTCGGCTACCAGGAGCTCCGTGACCTTCTGCTGGATGAGGTGAACCGGGTTTACTGAGGCTTGATGTGCCGGCCTGAAGGCCGCCGCTTCATCCCTGGGCCTAACTCTCGGCCCTCCCTGGCTCTCGCGCCATACGACCTACAGGGATGTGGGGAGTGCCGATTGCGCAGAAGCACCGCCATCGGCCCGCCCATTCCTTTGATCGTTATCGGCATCCCTGCCTATCGCGATCTACCTACCTCCTTGTAGGCAATAAAAAAGGCCAGCATA from Aestuariirhabdus litorea includes:
- the aceF gene encoding dihydrolipoyllysine-residue acetyltransferase, translating into MSDEIIKVPDLGGDGEIIEISVQVGDQIEAEDAIMVVESDKASMEVPAPRAGTVTEILVKVGDTASEGVPMIKLSSEGDVAASDDKETATEEPAAEKEQEKEPAPEPAEAAPASSSEKLVKVPDLGGDGEVIEVCVQVGDKLEAEDAIVVVESDKASMEVPAPFAGTVTEILIKLGDTATEGVPLVKLMTQEAAPKASAPAAAPQPQSSEPKAAPEAAPAQAPVDSGIITTRNKKVHAGPAVRRIAREFGVDLAEVKGSGPRARILKEDVQAFVKKRLQQPAAAPTAATGGSGIPAVPAIDFSKFGPIKEVAMSRLQQVGAANLHRSWLNVPHVTQFDEADITEMEAFRKAQKAQGISMTPLPFIIKACTTALRRMPQFNASLNPDGTALIYKEYCHIGFAVDTPDGLLVPVIRDADKKGLKELAEEMSVLAGKAQQKKLSPAEMQGACFTISSLGSVGGTAFTPIVNTPEVAILGVSKASIKPVWDGNAFQPRLMLPLSLSYDHRAINGADAARFTTLLSALMGDIRTLLL
- a CDS encoding DsbA family protein, whose protein sequence is MKKQKRVVLVAALVLPVLVVVGLWFAMTPPAETPELSAARAEALVRPHSPVLGSSRAQVTLVEFLDPACETCKLFYPEVKKLLAGHAGKVELVVRYAPFHRGSDTMVKMLVAAQRQGKFWPVLEVMLETQQQWAINHQAHPELMWPHLGGLGLDIEQLKQDMKDPAIDAIIQQDLADAATLGVKKTPDFFVNGQPLPRFGYQELRDLLLDEVNRVY